DNA from Solanum stenotomum isolate F172 chromosome 3, ASM1918654v1, whole genome shotgun sequence:
AAAACAGACGTCGTTGTCATTTATACCTTCTTGGGCCCAAGGTGGGTGGGCCGTGGGAGGGAGCAAGTTTGGGATCTTGATTGCTTCTTTATCAGGGAtgagggatggcaatggggcaaTGCGGGGTGGGGTGGGTTGAGTTTAAcccttaaaatttttaattcacctCGTcttgtataataatttttttcattttcaatctGCCCCGCATaactttttaaatatctttttttttctagtgaAATGtgatactaaatttttttttctattaagttgtattaatatAATAGGATAGtcacttaaaaatttattttttagaggcaATTGGGAAACATTAGGAGTGTCAAAAATGAACCCAAACATAGGTGGTCGCCCAGAGTTTTAAgggttgggctcaagataatttgaattaggTTTAATTTCAATCCATTCAAGCCTAACCCGTTTTAAGAGAATCCTTAATTGAGCCCAattcaatctccaatttcaatccgttttaaaactctttactaATATATGTTACTATATTaaaggtatgaattattatctatttaacatcttttaggattttatctatctatttgttactttttttaaaaaaaaatcttgagttgaaattcgaattgtgattataaaagttaaatatcactatgttaaaattattgagattaatcgggtcaaattgggcgggtcaagacccaacccgttttttagcccatttgagcccaaagtaaacttgggtgggtcaagacccaacccgatttctatttcaacccattttaatatctccaatttcaacccaacccccccccccccatttgacacccctaggaaacatgtaagaaattgtattattttcatttattattttgaatattttagtagttttatcaaaattatcttaataaataatgttctatcacccttataacatgtaaaaagttaaaattaagtttgaacccacataaaaatcatatatacccgCAAcgcattatttattttttaaaaaaccccACTTCAACCTCATCCTACCCACCCCACATAGTCTTAGACCCACCCCGCCCCATTGTCATCCGTATTCTTTTTTCTATAGTCATAATAATGAAACAATAGCTcacctaaattttattttgtcctTATGTTCAATAATAATTGTTCACTATTGATTTgagaagaaataataaataataggggtaatattactatattatccttagactttaataaatttaatgttttgagaaatgtgttagatgataaataatatttaataacaaggataaaataaacataaaggGTAAATTacctcttaattttttaaattgaataaatattgtTGGATAACTATTGCtaatatagtggacaactattgttagacggagagtaatttttttgtttctagCCTTTGACATTTTTGTTGTTCAGTTTTGATtcgatttaatttattttataaaactctTTTAAGTGGTGACAGATCCCTGTCcccaaatttttaatttaaaataggaTTGGTATATAGGAATATATATCACGAAGTAGGAGGTTGTAATGCTCATGTTAtgttaagtatttttttttcttctcctatacCCTTcgtataaaataatattaaaacttATCAAACCGTTTCATATGTTAAAAAGAATACACTTCTATTAAAGTAATCATGCCGTCTGCAATTCCCCTTTACGAGGATCTAATCTTTTCGGAAAATAAACTTGGATAATTGATAATGAATGTTGTGTGACAAAACACTGTCTTGAaagtaattttgatttaataggGATGTAAATTATTGTAGTCCATGTTTTCTGCagttttacaattatttttaaatatgtgcGCTCGTTATTAAAAGTTTAGAGTTTatctaaaataattatctagAAAATAACttaagaaaaatagagaagTAAATTAGGAAGGACCATTTCCAGAGTGACCTAAGGTTGTATCGTGATCGGGTATCGACATTTCATTGAGGAAGGCTATCTTACAAATGACTCTCTTGAAATTTAACAATCAATCTCGAGTCTTTCACCAATTTCCCTCCAATTAGTTGCAAGTGAAATGTTAGAGTGTAAATAACTTTTTTCAGTGCAAGGCGTGTAAAGTTAAAGTGTAGGCATATGTTACTAAAAAGCCTTTTCAATATTAAACGTGTAACCATTTCACATTAAAATGATGATTTAACTTTTGTATCCTATATAGAGTTTtgttaaaggactaaaaatttattaaaattacatttcatatttaatattaaatatgatctcataactttttttaaaaaaaaaatccataaaaTTTAGATTCGCGATTGGAATGGTGAATGAGTAAGGTGAATTGAGTGAGTGGTTGCTCACTTCATTTGTACGTCAGATTGGTATCTAAACTCACAACTATAGAGAGGATGACTAATTCTTAGTGGTGCGCTGTGGGGTCAAATTGTAGGCCAGCATCTCCACCAAATTTGGGTTGGTGAACAAAATATAACCATATAAAATGCCACACACATTCCTCTCATTCTGCACATCACCCAAaatttctctttgttttcttctaCTTGCTcaattcaattatctttaaaaaaattgaaaaatgggTTCAACAAGCCATAGCCAGAGCAACAGCCTAACTCAAACAGAGGATGAAGCTTTCTTATTCGCTATGCAATTGGCCAGTGCCTCTGTACTACCCATGGTCCTAAAATCAGCTGTAGAACTTGACCTTCTTGAAATTATGGCTAAGGCTGGTCCAGGTGCATCTATTTCGCCTTCTGAGCTAGCAGCTCAACTCCCTTCGAAGAACCCAGATGCACCGGTAATGCTCGATCGAATGCTTAGGCTCCTTGCTACTTACTCTGTTCTCAATTGTACACTCAGGACACTCCCTGATGGACGTGTAGAGCGGCTGTATAGTCTTGCTCCGGTTTGTAAGTTCTTGACTAAGAATGTGGATGGTGTTTCTGTTGCCCCACTTTTGCTCATGAATCAAGATAAAGTACTTATGGAGAGCTGGTAAATTCCCTTAATTCTGCCTTTTTGTGATTCATTTGTTCTGGTTTACAATTACTCAATTCCTATTGTTATAATGTAGTTGCGGTATCCGTAGTGATGGATCAAGTTGGCATAGTTTTCTCAAAAGGTTAAAATATTCTTACAACTTATAACTAACTGTATTAAAAACACCTTCAAATTTGacgtaaattattattttaatcgaCCCAACACCTCAACCTCACACCTCACTACCCATCcactcccaaaaaaaaatctcttttaaaatgttttttttttgcggGTAGTGGAGGAGGTAGGGGTGggataagagaaaaatatattttattttaaaagttttcttttgGGGTGGGGGGACTAGTGGTGTTGGATAAAAAGCTTTTTTAAGGTGTTGGATaacaaaacttttttaaaaaattggtgGGTGAGGGGTGGGTGGGTAGTGGGGTTGGGGTTGGGGTATCCGGGTACGGGATGGGGTGAGGTAAgggaaaaaattgattttttccaaaaaaagtcttctttactAAATTTTACTagcatttaatttatttgtatgttctttttttactatatatatatctacGTGTACGCTACATTAGCAGAAATTTTCACATATACGCATAGTGGACAACATGTGGCATAAGAGGGCGTTTTTAAATTGCTTAACCAAGTAAAAAAGTGTATTTAAGACTGTCAATAATTAAAGGactaaactaataatttacgtcATTAtgggtgttttcaatacttctcactttatttttcttttcaacattCAATGTGAATTTAGTTCCCACACACACCTAACAGTtgcaaattaattattatttttgtttcagTGTTTTTCTAGTCTTTTTTGCAACAGAAatgtttttccctttttaattttagttttttatatcttatttaaaatatattttgatacattcaacctatttttagtttgaaataaaaaaaattcaaaaaaaagtcTACTTCTGAAACTTGGTATAAAGTTAAAAACGAGACAATCAAAAGTAGTAcaaatcatattatcattttctctttttcgtTCTGGTTACGCCATATTTTTTAGaccactagaaaaagaaaatgaatttaaacTGTGGTTTGTCCCTTAGCTAAACCTTTTAGATGTGAATTAAAGTAGGTTTTGAATCTTTATCATGTTGACACCTATGACCAACCCCGCGTGTAATTCAACATATTGATTCTATTCTACCCATTGAAAAAACGACAGACAATTGATGAGAAGTAGTATTACCTACTACtataaattttccttttttatgtGTGGAAACTGAAAAAGAAGGTATCGTGATGTTGAGAACTTTCATTGAATTGGGTTTCTCTTGTGATAAGATGGGCCACCAAACatagaaaaaagaaatcatACGGAAGCACAtgatttgcaacaaattttaaagtgatagaaaataaattgcaatcacaataaaataaattatcgaAAGATTTTCCTTTGAACTGTTTGAAAGTTATCCAACTTGAGGTATGAGAGTATGAATggtttgtttttccttttaagGAAGAACGAAGAAAAAAAGACTTAGATCTTTAATTGCTTTGataataagaagaaacataattttattgataaatattgcGGATATAATTTTGTTCCTCCTTGATATTACTCgtctaagatttatccatgattcaaGGGTCGTTAGTGACATATTTCTCAAATTAGGATGATTTAGttttgacctctatatgaatatttcatcaatttACAGAATATTTGAGATGCCGTTTAAGagaatttagtaccctttatataggcatgaactagggTCTAGGATTGAGTAGCTTtcaagaattctaattgaaactgaacacaccttctagagtcccacaaaatttcaatgtctacacaCCTATCTCTGTTTTAAAAGTAGTCACAGAATGAAGTAATGGAAACAATGATTGAGAACCAGAAATTAAGTCACTAACTCATCTAACTACAACCGTTAGTCTTCGAGTTGAATTTCAGGTATGGTCACTGAACTTTATTTAGCATATGAGTTGTGCTGCGATGGTTTGAGCCGACCCGCAATGTGTTAATTTGAATAGAATTTATTTACTTGTATTGCAGGTACCACTTAAAAGATGCAGTACTTGATGGTGGAATCCCATTCAACAAGGCGTATGGAATGACAGCATTCGAGTACCATGGAACAGATCCAAGATTCAATAAGGTTTTCAACCGTGGAATGTCTGATCACACCACCTTGTCCATCAAGAAGATTCTGGAAGCCTATAAAGGATTTGAAGGACTCAACTCCATTGTTGATGTTGGTGGTGGAACAGGGGCTACTGTGAGCATGATTGTCTCTAAGTATCCCTCCATTAAGGGCATTAACTTTGATTTGCCACATGTTATTGAAGATGCTCCACCTTACCCAGGTAACTTAAGCTAATTAATATATGGTCTAAAATCAAGTTATGATTAGTTGTTAATGTGGTGCATCACGGAAGGAAATGTGTCTTATTCTTCACCTATAATTGATAATAGCGACATCaatgttcttttttcttgtttgtaATCGCTTTCGTAAATTTTATCCAGGCGTCGAACACATTGGTGGTGACATGTTTGTTAGTGTGCCGAAAGCGGATGCCATTTTCATGAAGGTAATGAATACATTGAAGTTTGAACGctttactttttgaaaaaattgaagatgtAAAAGAGAGGATTATATTGAATATATGACTATTGCAGTGGATTTGTCATGATTGGAGCGATGAACATTGCTTAAAGTTCTTGAAGAAATGCTACGAAGCACTTCCTGCAAATGGGAAAGTGATAATTGCGGAATGCTTACTTCCAGAGGTCCCAGACACATCAACTTCCACAAAGAATACAGTACATATTGATGTAATAATGTTAGCACATAATCCAGGAGGCAAAGAAAGGACTGAGAAAGAATTTGAGGCTTTGGCTAAAGGCGCTGGATTTAATGGATTCAGCAAGGCTTGTTGTGCTTACAACACTTGGGTTATGGAATTCACCAAGTGATCAACTAATTCAATTCCATTGAAGGatttcaaaccaaaaaataattgttcTCAGAGAAAGGGATGTGTTTAATATGAAGCTTTTTGGCTGGATTTTGAACTTGTATGTACTATTTCTGTAATACATATGTATTGAAGGAATGCCAATTTCAATCATATATTCTATTGAACTATATGGccatcataaatattttaaatatatgtcatatgtagaataaatcaaaatatcatttaataatgtgattttaaacatgtcatgtgaaaatcaaaactaaagaattgccccaaaaaaaaaaaaaattaagacaaacaaattgaagcGAAAAAAGAGTAGAAATACCTAAAGTCTTTGGCAATGGTTCATGTACTTTGAAGATGCATGGGCTTCGCAGTCTTTCATCGGATAGTCCAACTTGCTCATTTCTAGGCCATGGCACATGTAATTGTGGGCTGTGACACAGCTTTGCCAATTGCAAATATGTTACTGAATAGtatttgttttgttaatttGGTACTCTAGATAATATGGCCTTTTAACAGCAAAATACTAGTATTGTTTATGGCTTTGTTGTTTCAAGTTAGTTTCTCACAACGGCATTGTTTGTTGTTTCATAGCTGCAGAGGCGCCTAGATGGATCAAGAATTTCTAGAACATAAGTGCACCACTaaaaaaacagaagaaaaaatgtattaagTGGAATATGATCCCGagcaatcaaatataaatagtCATAACATATAATCAAGTGCACTATTTAGTCTTCTTGTAGCATGAATGCCAACAGATAATCTTATACCAATTTTAGAGAGAATTCAACACCTACATTGTGAATATGGCCTCACAAAACAAGGCAATGAAGTAAACATGACACCACATTGCTCCAATCCGTTGAAGAAGAGCAATCCGTTGAAGAATTAACGAACATCGatgttttattattatcatagtGTTTAATAACACTCATAGGTACACGCAAACTTCCACAGAAGTAAAATCA
Protein-coding regions in this window:
- the LOC125858515 gene encoding LOW QUALITY PROTEIN: caffeic acid 3-O-methyltransferase-like (The sequence of the model RefSeq protein was modified relative to this genomic sequence to represent the inferred CDS: deleted 1 base in 1 codon) — translated: MGSTSHSQSNSLTQTEDEAFLFAMQLASASVLPMVLKSAVELDLLEIMAKAGPGASISPSELAAQLPSKNPDAPVMLDRMLRLLATYSVLNCTLRTLPDGRVERLYSLAPVCKFLTKNVDGVSVAPLLLMNQDKVLMESWYHLKDAVLDGGIPFNKAYGMTAFEYHGTDPRFNKVFNRGMSDHTTLSIKKILEAYKGFEGLNSIVDVGGGTGATVSMIVSKYPSIKGINFDLPHVIEDAPPYPGVEHIGGDMFVSVPKADAIFMKWICHDWSDEHCLKFLKKCYEALPANGKVIIAECLLPEVPDTSTSTKNTVHIDVIMLAHNPGGKERTEKEFEALAKGAGFNGFARLVVLTTLGLWNSPSDQLIQFH